In bacterium, a genomic segment contains:
- the carB gene encoding carbamoyl-phosphate synthase large subunit, which translates to MPKRTDIHKILIIGSGPIIIGQACEFDYSGTQACKALKEEGYEVVLVNSNPATIMTDPGTADKTYIEPLTVESIEEIIKKEKPDALLPNLGGQTGLNLASSLYSSGVLERYGVEVIGVKADAIERGEDRVAFKKTMNKLRISLPKSEPCYSVEEAENIAEKLGYPVVLRPAYTLGGTGGGIAYNVEELKTIVTRGLAASLVHQVLVEESVLGWEELELEVVRDQKNQKITVCFIENIDAMGIHTGDSFCSAPMLTVPQALQKRMQEISYKIVDAIGVIGGTNVQLAHNPKDDRLVVIEINPRTSRSSALASKATGFPIARISTKLAVGITMDEIPYWKRGTLEKYEPSGEYVVIKFARWAFEKFPGAKDILGTQMKAVGEVMSIGKTYKESFQKAIRSLEINRCGLGGAKNFKTLSLERLKEKLATPSSERIFLMYEALRKGISVEELYQMTYIGRWFIKEMKELVEFEEELIKNTWGNLPEGKLAKAKEWGFSDKYLAGLFKVKEKEVRQKRIAIGKCGCFEAVPVSGVKNAAYYYSTYNGKDSVPVSSKKKIMILGGGPNRIGQGIEFDYTCVHAAFALRDEGYESIMVNCNPETVSTDYDTSNKLYFEPLTVEDVLTIYEKEKPEGVIVQFGGQTPLNIAQELKNNGVKILGTTPESIHLAEDRERFREKMIALNIPQPESGIARSLDEALITAKKIGYPLMVRPSYVLGGRGMQIIYDEVMLRNYAIEAIQVSPEHPMLIDRFLEQAVEAEVDAISDGENTFVAAVMEHIELAGVHSGDSACVIPSRTIKKEHLNTIEKYTSVIARELNVVGLMNIQYAICDNRVYILEANPRASRTVPVVSKVTGIAIAHIATQIMLGKKIRDFPELKPCKLPYVAVKEAVFPFNMFPEVDPLLGPEMRATGEVMGIADTFGLAFYKASEAAGSKLPLKGNVLLTIADKDKSFLIPIAQRIKKLGFSIYATKGTAGFLKKNGIQNTEIKKLHEGRPNITDAVKNKEINLIINTPVGRSGKHDDSYIRRTAIQHRIPYITSITAAEASVEGIESVTKTRSLPKSLQDYLKELVRTRE; encoded by the coding sequence ATGCCAAAAAGGACGGATATTCATAAGATTTTAATTATAGGTTCCGGTCCTATAATTATAGGGCAGGCATGTGAATTTGACTATTCAGGCACTCAAGCATGTAAAGCATTAAAGGAGGAAGGGTATGAAGTGGTGCTTGTAAACTCTAACCCTGCTACTATTATGACAGATCCTGGCACAGCTGATAAGACATACATAGAGCCGCTTACTGTAGAAAGTATTGAAGAAATTATCAAGAAGGAAAAGCCGGATGCGCTTCTTCCCAACCTAGGAGGGCAGACAGGACTTAATCTTGCATCCAGTCTTTACAGCTCAGGAGTGTTAGAAAGATATGGAGTTGAGGTTATTGGTGTTAAAGCAGATGCTATTGAGCGCGGAGAAGACAGGGTTGCATTTAAGAAAACAATGAACAAGCTGAGAATATCCCTTCCTAAATCTGAACCATGTTATTCCGTGGAGGAAGCAGAAAATATAGCAGAGAAACTTGGATATCCTGTTGTATTACGGCCTGCTTATACATTAGGCGGAACAGGAGGAGGAATTGCCTACAATGTAGAAGAGCTGAAAACTATTGTAACGAGAGGTCTTGCGGCAAGTCTTGTACATCAGGTCCTGGTTGAAGAATCTGTTTTAGGATGGGAGGAATTAGAGCTTGAGGTTGTAAGGGACCAGAAAAACCAGAAGATTACAGTCTGTTTTATTGAAAACATTGATGCTATGGGCATACATACAGGAGATAGCTTCTGCTCTGCGCCTATGCTCACAGTTCCACAAGCACTGCAGAAGCGTATGCAGGAGATTTCTTATAAGATCGTTGATGCTATTGGTGTTATAGGCGGCACAAATGTTCAGCTTGCGCATAATCCTAAGGATGACAGGTTAGTAGTAATAGAGATCAATCCACGAACATCGCGCTCATCTGCTCTTGCCTCTAAAGCAACTGGATTTCCAATAGCCCGTATCTCTACAAAGCTTGCTGTTGGTATTACAATGGACGAGATTCCATACTGGAAGCGAGGAACTCTTGAGAAATATGAACCCAGTGGAGAGTATGTAGTAATTAAATTTGCACGCTGGGCTTTTGAAAAGTTTCCAGGAGCAAAGGATATACTTGGAACACAGATGAAGGCTGTAGGCGAAGTAATGAGCATAGGAAAGACATATAAAGAATCCTTTCAAAAAGCCATCCGTTCTCTTGAGATAAACAGATGTGGTCTTGGTGGAGCTAAAAACTTTAAAACACTTTCCCTTGAAAGATTGAAAGAGAAATTAGCAACCCCCTCCAGCGAACGCATTTTCCTGATGTATGAGGCGCTGCGCAAGGGTATAAGCGTAGAGGAACTTTATCAGATGACCTACATCGGACGCTGGTTTATTAAAGAGATGAAGGAACTTGTAGAATTCGAGGAAGAATTAATCAAAAACACATGGGGAAATCTTCCTGAGGGAAAATTGGCAAAAGCAAAGGAGTGGGGATTTTCAGATAAATATCTGGCAGGTCTTTTTAAAGTAAAAGAAAAAGAGGTCAGACAAAAAAGAATCGCCATAGGCAAATGCGGATGCTTTGAGGCTGTGCCTGTAAGCGGAGTAAAGAATGCTGCCTATTATTATTCCACCTACAACGGGAAAGATTCAGTTCCGGTATCATCAAAAAAGAAAATAATGATTTTAGGCGGCGGACCTAATAGAATCGGGCAGGGTATTGAATTTGATTATACGTGTGTGCACGCAGCTTTTGCTTTGCGGGATGAGGGGTATGAGTCAATTATGGTTAACTGCAATCCTGAAACCGTATCTACTGATTATGATACTTCAAACAAGCTTTATTTTGAACCCTTAACAGTTGAAGATGTCCTCACAATTTACGAAAAGGAGAAGCCGGAAGGTGTTATTGTTCAGTTTGGCGGACAGACGCCTCTGAATATTGCTCAGGAATTAAAAAATAATGGTGTAAAAATTCTTGGCACAACTCCCGAAAGTATACATCTTGCAGAGGATAGAGAGCGTTTTAGAGAAAAAATGATTGCTCTTAATATCCCACAGCCGGAGAGCGGCATAGCGCGTTCGTTAGACGAAGCTCTTATAACCGCTAAAAAGATAGGATATCCTCTCATGGTACGCCCATCTTATGTGTTGGGAGGGCGTGGAATGCAAATTATTTATGACGAAGTTATGCTGAGAAATTATGCCATTGAAGCTATCCAGGTTAGTCCGGAGCATCCAATGCTTATTGATAGATTTCTTGAGCAGGCTGTAGAGGCAGAAGTTGATGCTATTTCCGATGGAGAGAATACATTTGTAGCAGCTGTTATGGAACATATAGAGTTAGCAGGTGTTCATTCAGGAGATTCTGCATGCGTCATCCCATCAAGAACTATTAAAAAAGAGCACTTAAATACAATAGAGAAATATACCTCAGTAATTGCAAGGGAATTAAATGTCGTAGGTCTAATGAATATTCAATATGCAATATGTGATAATAGGGTTTATATACTGGAGGCTAATCCAAGAGCTTCACGCACAGTTCCAGTAGTTTCTAAAGTAACAGGTATTGCAATAGCCCATATAGCAACTCAAATAATGCTGGGTAAGAAGATCAGGGATTTTCCTGAACTAAAACCTTGCAAGCTTCCTTATGTAGCCGTTAAAGAAGCGGTTTTCCCGTTTAATATGTTTCCGGAAGTAGATCCTTTACTAGGCCCCGAAATGAGAGCTACAGGAGAGGTTATGGGTATTGCTGATACATTCGGACTTGCTTTTTATAAGGCATCGGAAGCAGCCGGTTCAAAGCTTCCGCTTAAGGGGAATGTGCTTTTGACAATAGCTGATAAAGATAAGTCTTTTTTGATTCCCATTGCTCAGCGGATTAAGAAACTTGGTTTTAGTATTTACGCTACAAAAGGCACAGCTGGATTTCTAAAAAAGAATGGCATACAGAATACAGAAATAAAAAAATTACATGAAGGAAGGCCAAATATAACTGACGCAGTCAAAAACAAAGAGATCAATCTTATTATCAATACACCTGTTGGGCGTAGCGGGAAACATGATGATAGTTACATTCGCAGGACCGCAATACAGCACAGGATTCCCTATATTACTTCGATAACAGCTGCAGAAGCCAGTGTTGAAGGGATTGAATCTGTGACTAAAACTAGAAGTTTACCGAAGTCCCTTCAGGATTATCTCAAGGAACTTGTTAGAACTAGAGAATAA